One genomic window of Cannabis sativa cultivar Pink pepper isolate KNU-18-1 chromosome 2, ASM2916894v1, whole genome shotgun sequence includes the following:
- the LOC115721203 gene encoding 17.3 kDa class I heat shock protein-like, translating to MAMIPSLFGGRRSNIFDPFSMDVWDPFKDFPLSVPDISKETSAMVNARVDWKETPEAHVFKADVPGLKKEEVKVEVEEGRVLQISGERNVEKEDKNDTWHRVERSSGKFFRRFRLPENAKVDQVKAAMENGVLTVTVPKEEVKKPDVKAIEISG from the coding sequence ATGGCGATGATTCCAAGCTTGTTCGGTGGTCGGAGGAGCAACATTTTCGACCCATTCTCTATGGACGTGTGGGATCCTTTCAAGGACTTCCCTCTCTCTGTCCCGGATATCTCGAAGGAAACTTCTGCCATGGTTAACGCTCGAGTTGATTGGAAAGAAACTCCGGAGGCTCACGTGTTCAAGGCCGATGTACCAGGGCTTAAGAAGGAGGAGGTGAAGGTGGAGGTCGAGGAGGGACGAGTGCTGCAGATCAGCGGAGAGAGGAATGTGGAGAAGGAAGACAAGAATGACACGTGGCACAGGGTGGAACGCAGCAGCGGGAAGTTCTTCAGGCGGTTCCGGCTGCCGGAGAATGCGAAGGTGGATCAGGTGAAGGCTGCAATGGAGAATGGAGTGCTGACTGTCACTGTTCCCAAGGAGGAAGTCAAGAAGCCTGATGTCAAAGCTATTGAGATCTCTGGTTGA